The genomic stretch TTGACCTTAACACAATAGGAGAAGAGGAAAAAGAAATGCTGGCCGGTTTCAGAAGAGATATAGAGAATGGCACGCCGATTACAGCATTTGATTTTTCAGCACTGGTGTAGATAGAAAAAGCCAATGGGATTCCAGTCCCATTGGCTTTTATAATGTATCACACTTCACGCCGACTACGCCTTCAATGGCTTTAATGTCATAGTAGACATCGGTCGTGTATCTGTTTTTATGGACGCGGACCTTCACTTCCATAATTGGAAAATCCTTTTCGCCTAGGTCGTCGATCCGAACGGAGTGTGCTTTGATATCTCTTCTTTTCATTTCTTTTAAAATCTCTGTCATTTTGTCTTTATCAGAAAGTGACATTCTGATGCGGATGTCTTTTTCCTGCAGGCGGTCGGGGCCGATTTTTCTGACCACCCATGGGAGAAATTCCACACTGATCAGGATGAACAGAAGACTGGCAAACGCTTCTTTATAAAAACCGGCTCCCGTAGCAAGCCCGAGCCCCGCTGCCCCCCAGATCATGGCCGATGTCGTCAGGCCGGAAATGACATCATTGCTTTTTCGCAGGATGACACCGGCGCCGATAAACCCGACGCCGGAGATGATTTGTGCCGGCAGACGAAGCGGATCCATCATGATGCGGTAGTATTTAGGGAAATGATATGCCGCATTAATACTGACGATCGTCAGCATGCATGAGCTGACTGCGATGACAATACAGGTTTTTAATCCGAGCGGCTTATTTTTTAATTCGCGTTCAAGCCCGATGACCATGCCAATCAATGTGGCAATGCCCAATTTCAATAAAATATCAGGATCAATATACCAGCTCAACAGCAAACTTCCCCCTTCTCTATGGTGTTTTTAAATAAATATGATTTTCTCACAGTATTTATAGCAAAACAAGAGCACAAAAGCCACCAAGCTGCGCTTGATGGCTTATTGCTTACTTTTTGCGTTTTAACAGCTTTTCCATGACACCGAATAATCGGTAAGAGGCTTTTGCAGGACGTTTTGTGATCATGCTGACAATGATGCCGGCAATCATACTGAGAATAAACCCAGGGATGATTTCGTACACACCGGTTGATTTTGCCAGGCCGGTTGTAATCCAGATCAACACGGTCGCAGCCCCGACAATCATGGCAGCAAGCGCGCCCCATTCGTTCATTCGTTTCCAATACAGACTGAGCAGAATCGCAGGCCCGAAAGCTGAACCGAAGCCGGCCCAAGCGTATCCGACCAAATCAAGAATGGTGCTGTTCGGGTTCAATGACAAGAGTACCGCGATAACGGCAATGACTAAGACGGACAATCGCCCGATCATGACCAATTCTTTATCAGAAGCTTTTCGTCTGAAAAATGACCGGTATAAATCCTCTGTTACAGCACTTGCTGTGACCAAGAGCTGTGAGGAAATCGAACTCATGATGGCAGCCAAAATAGCTGACAATAAGAACCCTGTAATTAATGGGTGGAACAAGATTTTAGAGAAGATAATGAAAATCATCTCCGGATCTTTTACAGCAACTCCGAATTTATGGGCGTATGCAACACCGATTAAACCCGTCAGCACGGAACCTAGAACTGTAATGATCATCCAGCTCATGCCGATTCGGCGTGCAGGTTTTAAATCTTTAATGTCTTTAATGGCCATAAATCGGACGATGATATGAGGCTGGCCGTAGTAGCCCAACCCCCAGGCTAAATAGGAAATAATGCTAATGACGCTCGCGCCTTTAAAAATATCCAATAAATGTGGATTAACAGCGTCGATTTCATGGAAAGTCGGAGCAACGCCGCCCACATGGGTAAAAGCAACGATCGGCACAAGCACTAGTGCTGCAAACATGATCGCACCCTGCACGAAGTCAGTCAGACTGACAGCAAGGAAACCGCCAAACAGTGTGTATAACACGACAACTGCGGTGGTCAGAAACAGGCCTAATTTGTAATCCGCACCAAAAGCAGATTCAAACAGCCGTCCGCCAGATACCATACCGGAAGAGGTATACAATGTGAAAAAGATCATGATGATCAATGCAGATACGATTTTCAGCAGTGATGAAGAATGCTGGAATCGTTTATCAAAGAAATCAGGAATTGTAATCGCATCATCTGCCGCTTCTGTATAAGCACGCAGCCTTGGAGCCAGCAGCAAGTAATTTGAGTACGCCCCGATTGTAAGACCTAAAGCAAGCCATAAGGTGGACAGCCCTGTCGCAAACATCGCGCCGGGAACACCCATCAGCATCCATCCGCTCATATCGGCCGCGCCGGCAGACAAAGCAGTAACGAATGGTCCGAGGCCTCTTCCTCCAAGCATGTAATCATTGATGTCAGTGGTTTTCTTGAATGCATACCAGCCGATTAACAGCATGGCAATAAAGTAAATTCCTAAAGATATAATAATTTCAATACTCACGTTTTACCCTCTCTTCATTTCTAATAATGTTGCATCACCTCTCAAATTGATGGTGCCAGTTAAGCAGCCTGGCGTAAGTGCAAAACAAAAGAAATTCTTTTGCGGGTGCACTTGGTAACTTAACCTAACAAAGTATTCCCGGCCATTCAAGCGATGAAACATTGATCATAAGCTGGAAATACCGTTGCAAACCTAGAAGGGAATAAAGAATAAAACGCTTTCAAAAAATAATTAAAGTAAAAATATTCAGAAAAATATTTCGTTTCTCCTTCTCCTCATTTTAGTATAAAATATATAGGGTATTGTTTCGAAAACACAGGCCTGTCTCAAGGCGTTTTGTTGCTTTAAAGGGCTTGTTTTTGATATGATCAGTATTATATGACTTAACGGAGAAATATGTGGAGGTGGATCATATGTCACGAATTTCAATAGAAGAAGTAAAGCACGTTGCGCACCTTGCAAGACTTGCGATTACTGAAGAAGAAGCAAAAATGTTCACTGAACAGCTCGACAGTATCATTTCATTTGCCGAGGAGCTTAATGAGGTTAACACAGACAATGTGGAGCCTACAACTCACGTGCTGAAAATGAAAAATGTCATGAGAGAAGATGAAGCGGGTAAAGGTCTTCCGGTTGAGGATGTCATGAAAAATGCGCCTGACCATAAAGACGGCTATATTCGTGTGCCATCAATTCTGGACTAAAGGAGGGACACAAGAATGTCATTATTTGATCATAAAATCACAGAATTAAAACAGCTCATACATAAAAAAGAGATTAAGATTTCTGATCTGGTTGATGAATCTTATAAACGCATCCAAGCGGTT from Bacillus subtilis subsp. subtilis str. 168 encodes the following:
- the sapB gene encoding putative magnesium transporter (Evidence 3: Putative function from multiple computational evidences; PubMedId: 410907, 9043134, 14708580, 27350030, 28181542; Product type t : transporter) → MLLSWYIDPDILLKLGIATLIGMVIGLERELKNKPLGLKTCIVIAVSSCMLTIVSINAAYHFPKYYRIMMDPLRLPAQIISGVGFIGAGVILRKSNDVISGLTTSAMIWGAAGLGLATGAGFYKEAFASLLFILISVEFLPWVVRKIGPDRLQEKDIRIRMSLSDKDKMTEILKEMKRRDIKAHSVRIDDLGEKDFPIMEVKVRVHKNRYTTDVYYDIKAIEGVVGVKCDTL
- the opuE gene encoding proline transporter (Evidence 1a: Function from experimental evidences in the studied strain; PubMedId: 9701821, 11902719, 14996799, 15849754, 16850406, 17183215, 22685134; Product type t: transporter), giving the protein MSIEIIISLGIYFIAMLLIGWYAFKKTTDINDYMLGGRGLGPFVTALSAGAADMSGWMLMGVPGAMFATGLSTLWLALGLTIGAYSNYLLLAPRLRAYTEAADDAITIPDFFDKRFQHSSSLLKIVSALIIMIFFTLYTSSGMVSGGRLFESAFGADYKLGLFLTTAVVVLYTLFGGFLAVSLTDFVQGAIMFAALVLVPIVAFTHVGGVAPTFHEIDAVNPHLLDIFKGASVISIISYLAWGLGYYGQPHIIVRFMAIKDIKDLKPARRIGMSWMIITVLGSVLTGLIGVAYAHKFGVAVKDPEMIFIIFSKILFHPLITGFLLSAILAAIMSSISSQLLVTASAVTEDLYRSFFRRKASDKELVMIGRLSVLVIAVIAVLLSLNPNSTILDLVGYAWAGFGSAFGPAILLSLYWKRMNEWGALAAMIVGAATVLIWITTGLAKSTGVYEIIPGFILSMIAGIIVSMITKRPAKASYRLFGVMEKLLKRKK
- the gatC gene encoding glutamyl-tRNA(Gln) amidotransferase (subunit C) (Evidence 1a: Function from experimental evidences in the studied strain; PubMedId: 9342321, 11445070, 12682299, 25005615; Product type e: enzyme), whose amino-acid sequence is MSRISIEEVKHVAHLARLAITEEEAKMFTEQLDSIISFAEELNEVNTDNVEPTTHVLKMKNVMREDEAGKGLPVEDVMKNAPDHKDGYIRVPSILD